acaaattaaatgtacaaaTTCATGAAATTTGGTAATATTCACTGTAACAGTATTATGGTTCTCTTACCTCAGCCACCAGCTGATTGAAGTGGTCTATCTCAAACTGGTACTTAGGGGTTGTAATGCCAAAAAATGAAGCCAACGATTCTCCCAGATAATCACAGACTTCCAGTGTCTTTGACCCAGCAGTAGTAGTCTGATACCATATCCAAGGACCCCATGTCAAGGATTTCTTAAGTTCAACAACAAAATCAATTAACAttctactaaattaaaattattactaaatgtgCTTCGTGAAACACATGAGTGTATTCCAGCTAATTCAAAAGAAGCAAGTTTGAATTagctgacaaaaataaaatatcaactaacaaaaactaatatttactgcCATTAATTTAGTTaagaatcaataattaaataaaaaattattttaaactagaagTTTTACCctaaaaaaattatcacaaagcaatgtttaaaaattgtgggTAAAACTTTTATTCCAGTAAAAACTGTGACACTAacatttaaaacatcaattttaatttatctggCATATATGTCTGAATTAGGCGACTAAGAGctcaaaatgtttgaaatatctattatttagttttattttttaacttatcaaGTGAGCACTACTTTTACAAAAGGCTTCATAATTTACTTAGAAACATAGTGCAATGAAAGTTGGCTGATCTCTATGTAGAGATCCATGTCCAGATGGATGGCCATTAACCATTATCACACCTTATAATGCCTTATCAATAAGCCATTGGTGCCTATCATGGAATGTTCTATAACGGCTGGGACAATCCCAAAGACTTCAGCATCACGGAACCTTTCATGATAAGTACTACGAGTGTGTAAAAACATTTCCAAACTTGATTGAAATagtcatatgaaatttttatattgtattaaaagtaaaaaaaaataatcgatTACCAATATATAATACTGAGTGTTTAAAAAGAACTCCTTAGTTTTAATGTGACATATACAAAATGACATACATTATTGTAATTAGTGGTGTTCGATTCATATAGTTTCGCTCCTGCAAATATGGAAATTTAGTTTTTGCAGTTGGCAAGCTTGCTTGATTTTGAGAATAACGGCACCAGAACTCAGTTCAGACATTCAGTGTCATGTATTGGTTATTACACAACAGTAGGTACAGTGTAATACTGAGTCTGTTACTCTTTTACTTTTACTACTTTTACGGTTACAGTACTAACCGTACTGTTAgagtacggtccaataagcggacccggttttttatatcgaaattggcaaacgatattacttaatcataaccatcgatataatcaatcgatactgatgaattatttttaacaatttaataataatctatatgaacagctgtaaacactttcaaataatacaattaaggtgatattttaaatttcacgtaacattgtgtattaaaatggccgtcaatcttaggaagcttcacgaaattgctttaaaagacgataaaatatgttttttatggcttcaggatgttggggtTGGGTTAGTACCTATGAATCCATTAtttgatatttgtggaaaggtaacaaatgtaactgtcagaggagctaaacatggtcgtcttcagatgcaaaaaaaaaagaaggtaatggtggacacaactttagtaaaaacgttttcgttctgtttcatttagttaaagttatgagttttcCCTGatttttggttatgttcatttattatttgttatcattcacattttaaatttaaggggagtcggttgactatatagcgcacatgttaaattagataaggtttaggaacatgtttctcaataaccaataaacatatcaagataaggttttgttttatttgaatctgctatttcttacctacatttacagcacagcaaatttccatagcataaatttaaatatataaaatttttttttttataaaagtcaatttttatcaatttttttgcaaataacttttttttttattattagactaCATACAACAATTTTCTGTGCTATAAACATTGCCCTAATTACggggaacaaaattaaaaaataatcatcaaaataTAATGAGTGGTGTTCTAGAGAAACGTGttcctaaataaagaaaaacaagaattttcagaaaactcttttaaagatTGCATATACATTAATCAGAAACATAACAACATTTAATGCATTCCAGGACCATAACTAGGGTTGTCAGGACCCTCCTCTTGTTCATGTAAGTCTTCTAAATGCCTTTTAGCTGCAGTTACTTTCTGGCGACACACTTTTTTCTCGATCTATTCCACAGCTTTCTGCGCTTTGTTGATTCGAGTGACatcaaattttttcattgtttcacaacAATAGCATGCAGGTGTGATCCCTAGTTTGCTCaacacttcacattttattatgttccctTTGTTGAAACTTGCCACAGCATCAAATACACCTAGTTCTAATGTTCCCTTCATCACGAAGGTTGATTTTGGAACTCACgaacaaattatattgttcagtgaTTCACTGGGGTTTTGAGTACCACCGTGCAAACATATTGTTAACAATGATGGATCagataaatctctaaatatttgtttcgcCTCTTTCATGATAGCAGGAGCAATGTGATTGTGATTGTTGTGATCAtaagtttcatcatttattttagcTAGTTGGTACTTACACCACGTATCTTGGCTAGTACTTATATCAGGCTAGTACTTGGTTCTGGTTCTTGATATTCACTAggcacaattacttttttaccacctggatttcttgtccctgtaaagcactttgctttgtttttgaaggttttatGTGCTCTAGacattttcacaaacaataaactacacagtataactaaatattataacttagactgaatgaaagcaagaaacacaatgtatgtgacaataataaacaacaacaattagGGTTATGTCAAATCTCAACTGACTGTAAACAGATGGGGGTTGACAACCTTGTATGTTCAAAGCAGCATAAAGCAGGTTGGCCAAcataagcctaataataaataggATTATGTATGACAATGATGCAGAGTACATGAAATTTTACGAGCCAAAATATGCTGCagccatttacataatattatatatgggtgtgatattgttggccgatttgaataaaaattacaccAAATTAAACAAGGAGAGTCTAAagattaataaaagcaaataaaactttttttaattttttttagatttttttgtcaaCTGACTCCtctaaaacatatgattgttattacttttatatcgattgatagtctatgattcgatatgcgaatattaggtatcgatgattaatattcttcgatataaaaaaaccgggtccgcttattggaccgtacccctACAATGCAAATGTAATTTTGGATGTCAGTGTGATGGTGAACAGCCTACAGCAAATACTATCCCTGCAATTACTAAAACTTTCAAGGAAACTTTAACCAGGAAGGTGGATAGGCAGTGATAATATAATCTCTTGAACTTAATCATCAAAAACCAAAAAGCTTGAACTTAACCCCAATTGACCTTTTTTGGAGCcacataaaaaatgttgtgtATGCTGGTGTCAAGGTATATAATATCACCCATTTACGGGAAAGAATTACTAAAGCAGTCAAGGCAATTATACAATGATAGTGAATACCTGGTGAAAAGTGTAGTATTGTCTCGACATAGGGCAATAAATGGATCCCATGTTGATGTTTGCCATGTTTTAAACAACTTGGAAGAAGTAGACGTAAACAGATGCTAATTTTTTCAGGTTTGTTCAAAAGTCTATCAAATAAAACTTATGAACTTGACAAAGATGCTTTGTTTAAGATTGTTTATGGATTCCTCGTGGGCCAATACTCTAAGAATGTTAAAGATCATTGGtagcattaaattaattttgaaatcctATGCTGATGTGCAGAATTTaggttataaatacatttttaatttcacacaATAATCTTTGGACTAATTTATACAGAAGctatttaaaatcagttttatccCTGAAAAGTAACTGAGGCTAAAGTATTTTTCTAAGTACGAGACCTAGGTAATAATTACGCAGCTATACTCACCGGATCAACACTAaatcaacattaaattatttttgatatggGGGTTCTGCAGTAATATAGATTAACTCTTATCATGGGATAATATGGCAGGTGTCCAGAGAGAGTATTCAAGACCTCTCAGGAAAGTGTACGGTGTCCCTCAAGGCAGCGGTTTGTGACCCATCCTGACAAcgagatatattaatattaattttgataatataataaactgtatttaacgACTGAAAGTTATGTAGCTACGCGAAtgcatgtaattatttgtattagtaatctactatataaaaattaatcgctAAATGTATTGCAAATCTCGAGAACGATTGAAACGATTTGGCTATGTGTTAAATGTAATCCCGTGCTTAGATAAATACTATCGTACAGACTATCGTGTGTCCCGTCGGACGCACAATTACGGTACACAATTTTTAGGTTCACCTTGGGTTACAAAATGAAACGTtgaaaaactcattaaaattaaacatttaatttaaaaaacgtattacTGTTTTTTgccaatattattgaaaaattcgacgGCAAATAAAAAATTCCGGAAATAAGCCTTGTCGTGACCgtgtcaataaaaattaattttcttgtacttaaattaaataaaagaactatTAAGGCGTAAATTTACtccttgttttaaaataatgggtGCTTTCAATTAACTTAtgatatgtttgtttaaaataaagtaatttaaagcgatttcaaatttgaaattaaatgttaatttcagagtaattcttatttataattgttCCCTAATAACGCAACAGGCCAACATAATTCAACTATAgcaaagcaaaattttaataaagaattactGCACGTAGCGTAGAGCATTCGTGGGAAGgattggttcaaagcaaaagttAAGTTCAGATCCATTTTACTTTCCACTAGGTACAGCGCAGcatctgaagtctaacgctgtgacagacgTGATTCCTGGAAACGACATCCGATTGtgtgaaatacaatttttgacaCGATCCCAAATCACGATGGTAATTGTGcaccagatgagacaatgagaacaccattcattcatctagattacattaattttgtttctagtcTTGGTATCTGTTATGTAGAAAccatgtaaagagttcgttttgagcttgttgattccagattccaggagtaacagcgttagacttcagacgctgcaatgCTAGGAAAGTGAAATgaagctgaacttaacattcgtaACGAAGTACTTTAGAATGTTGTGGATTTTCTCTAAGACAAAaatagtagtattttttatatcagaGAGTAATTTACTGTAATTAGGACCCATAGTAAGTATCACGTATATACAACATGAATTTTCACGTCCGTGAGTCACAAAAAAGCCTAAAGCTCACTTATTtcatctcattatttaataatacgttAAAATGCACGTCCTAAGTTTCATTAAACTCAAccctaaataataaagtatttcagattttaaaattgagtttttctTCACAATCTTTTACCTCATTGATCCATATTCCGGTGATTATACTTGTGATTATATCTACGGTTTTACCTTCGaagttaatattataagtaatataaaattaaatctcacACGaccacataaatattttaaatactaaacttaAAAATCCAAGACGGCTGCCTAGACTCAAAACTGTGCTAAATAAAAGAAGTAAACTTTATTATGGACACATACTAACAATTTATGGGTAATTCAGTATTGTACAACATATTTCATAGACTCGctgtttattatatacatgttaagacttttataatgtttcaattgaatgtatacatatttcaaatatgtatgtatgttaatttataatttcaccAGCAATGCCATATGCAAGGACGCAGTGGCCATTTCCTTTGATTATATAACCTCTAACATTCCATAGACCATAACAACAATCATGTTGAAGTTACTTATCGATTAGTAAATGTTAGTAATATGTAATAATCTGTGACTATCCGATGCATTACTTACGGTGATAACTTTTATATCCAAATGAGTTGATGTTCACTCTACttatctaaacaaaaataaacagtcACTATAATATCACGATCTATTAACTTTGGTTTTGAGTCAGTACGTTATCTCGGATATGTCAAGTAAAATACATAATAGTGCGAAACACAGAGGTAATTATCTGCAAACTCTGCGGTTTAGGAACTCGTTGCCTcaagtgaaatatttaatattgttgattGGATTGCCAACTCCACCCACCTCAACTTTAACAAGTTAGCAGTGGTAGATGAAATAATCTTAACTTTTTCCCAGTtgcgttttaataataaaaaccactTTAGAAAACTTGCTGCACACTTTATATTCACTGTTTTACTTTTTCCAGGCTAGACACAAtgatatacacacacacacacacacacacacacacacacacatatatatatatatatatatatatatatatatatatatatatatatatatatatatatatactttatgtcACTagcaaaattctaaataaaattagctaaatttataaattttaatattgttcagGAGAATATTCATCCTACTATCTGTTgactaattatatttgttttactgtgTAGTAGTCTTAATTTATGtcagtattaattttattgccATTCAAACAGAATGAATGGAATGTAGAATACtgtttagaaatacatttatttatatgaaacaatattaaaactaaatttattttgtaaataattatgtaaccaAACCCATCAAACTGtactaattacattttttcatcaaattaGGCTCACTTCGGTGCATTGTACTATATTCGACGACGCTCATCCGGTTCAGTTCATTATACTATGTCAATCTAGGCTTTCCCACTTCATTATACTATGTTCGGCTAAGCTCGTCCGGTTCAGTTCATTATACTATGTCAATCTAGGCTTTCCCACTTCATTATACTATGTTCGGCTAAGCTCGTCCGGTTCAGTTCATTATACTATGTCAATCTAGGCTTTCCCACTTCATTATACTATATTCGGCTAAGCTCGTCCGGTTCAGTTCATTATACTATGTCAATCTAGGCTTTCCCACTTCATTATACTATATTCGGCTAAGGTCGTCCGGTTCAGTTTATTATACTATGTT
This Homalodisca vitripennis isolate AUS2020 chromosome 3, UT_GWSS_2.1, whole genome shotgun sequence DNA region includes the following protein-coding sequences:
- the LOC124356716 gene encoding protein FAM177A1-like, which gives rise to MANINMGSIYCPMSRQYYTFHQKSLTWGPWIWYQTTTAGSKTLEVCDYLGESLASFFGITTPKYQFEIDHFNQLVAEEEALKKEQDLEMGGWVTKSAEEQTATGVAPSVTEPPSTQMTL